One window from the genome of Bacillus weihaiensis encodes:
- a CDS encoding ROK family glucokinase has protein sequence MNEQWLVGVDLGGTTIKMAFINFYGEIVEKWEIPTDKTGKNITTDIAKAIDTKLEMLGYPKSKLSGIGMGAPGPVNLDEGLIYETVNLGWKNYPLRDHLEMETGLPAVIDNDANLAALGEMWKGAGDGSKDIICVTLGTGVGGGLISNGEVIHGVNGAGGEIGHITVVPDGGAPCNCGKTGCIETIASATGIVRIAKERLEGSEQKTYLHTILEEKGEITSKDVFEAVHKGDEVAEGIIEFVTANLGLMLANVANGLNPERIVIGGGVSKAGDILISRVEKYFKQFAFPRVRDAATITTATLGNDAGVIGGAWLAKTKLNK, from the coding sequence TGAAAAGTGGGAAATTCCTACAGATAAAACGGGGAAAAACATAACAACAGATATTGCTAAAGCGATTGACACAAAGCTTGAAATGCTAGGATATCCTAAATCGAAGCTGTCTGGAATTGGTATGGGTGCACCTGGACCTGTTAATTTAGACGAAGGTTTAATTTACGAAACCGTTAATTTAGGGTGGAAAAACTATCCGTTAAGAGATCATCTTGAAATGGAAACTGGTTTACCCGCTGTGATTGATAATGATGCTAATCTCGCTGCCCTAGGTGAAATGTGGAAGGGTGCAGGAGACGGTTCAAAAGATATTATCTGTGTCACACTTGGTACTGGTGTTGGTGGTGGGCTTATCTCAAATGGTGAAGTCATTCATGGTGTAAATGGTGCAGGTGGAGAAATTGGCCATATTACGGTAGTTCCTGATGGAGGAGCTCCTTGTAACTGTGGAAAAACAGGCTGTATAGAAACTATTGCATCTGCCACTGGTATCGTTCGGATTGCAAAAGAAAGACTAGAAGGCTCAGAACAAAAGACTTATTTACACACGATTTTAGAAGAAAAAGGAGAAATAACATCTAAAGACGTTTTTGAAGCGGTTCATAAGGGTGATGAGGTAGCTGAGGGAATTATTGAATTTGTAACAGCTAATCTAGGTTTAATGCTCGCTAATGTAGCTAATGGCTTAAATCCAGAAAGAATTGTTATCGGTGGAGGGGTGTCGAAAGCGGGAGATATACTTATTTCAAGAGTTGAAAAATATTTTAAACAATTTGCTTTCCCTAGAGTTAGAGACGCAGCTACGATTACCACTGCAACTTTAGGAAACGATGCTGGTGTCATTGGAGGAGCATGGTTAGCTAAAACTAAGCTTAATAAGTAA
- a CDS encoding LTA synthase family protein: MRKKTFSKISFLLLATIFLWIKTYIVYKTSFDIKIENLTQEFILFINPLSFLLLIFGVGLFFNEKNRNRYIFGASIFVTGLLLANMVFYRFFNDFLTIPVLFQTSNMGDLGSSITSLFLPSDLLMFVDLAILFWLLKKPSFRSTTLTLTRKEKSAYFLLVVAVFFFNLGLAETERPQLLTRSFDREMLVKNISVYNFHIYDAVLQSKTSAQRALADSDNLTEIENYVNANRKAPKDDLKGIAEGRNVILLSLESLQNFVINEELNGQEITPYLNDLLDESYYFENFYHQTGQGKTSDSEFLVDNSLYPLGRGAVFFTNSNNEYNATPEVLKDYGYYSAIFHANNKSFWNRDLMYNSFGYDRFYEVNDYEVNEENSVGWGLKDIEFFEQSVQHMKNMPQPFYTRMITLTNHFPFELSEEDKLIDEFDSNSKTLNQYIPTVRYMDEAVKRFFEELKKTDIYENSIIIMYGDHYGISENHNVAMSKFLGREVTPFEVVQLQRVPFIVHIPGVTDKDPQTFSKVAGQIDIRPTVMSLLGIDSSEQIQFGTDVFSDDKLSFTVLRDGSFITENNVYTRGICYDKATGQETDQAICEPYMEKAKQELSYSDEIIYGDLLRFYGEDAETEMTATEEAEETKK; the protein is encoded by the coding sequence TTGCGTAAAAAAACATTTTCAAAAATATCCTTTTTACTTTTAGCAACAATATTTCTATGGATTAAAACGTATATAGTCTATAAAACTAGTTTTGACATTAAAATTGAAAACTTAACACAAGAGTTCATCTTATTTATTAATCCATTAAGCTTCTTACTTTTAATTTTTGGGGTCGGTCTATTCTTTAACGAAAAAAATCGAAACCGTTATATTTTTGGAGCGAGTATCTTTGTGACAGGCTTATTATTAGCCAATATGGTATTTTATCGCTTCTTTAATGATTTCTTAACAATTCCGGTTTTATTTCAGACAAGCAATATGGGGGATTTAGGAAGTAGTATAACTAGCTTATTCTTACCAAGTGACCTTCTAATGTTTGTTGATTTAGCAATACTTTTCTGGTTACTAAAAAAACCATCATTCCGATCTACAACTCTTACTCTAACAAGAAAAGAAAAATCAGCGTATTTCCTATTAGTAGTTGCGGTCTTTTTCTTTAATCTTGGTTTAGCTGAAACTGAGCGCCCACAGCTGTTAACACGTTCATTTGACCGTGAAATGTTAGTGAAGAATATTAGTGTATATAACTTTCATATTTATGATGCTGTTCTTCAATCTAAAACGTCTGCTCAACGTGCGTTAGCTGACAGTGATAACTTAACTGAGATTGAAAACTATGTAAATGCAAACAGGAAAGCCCCTAAGGACGATTTGAAAGGTATCGCAGAAGGTCGAAATGTCATCTTACTATCACTTGAATCTCTTCAAAACTTTGTCATTAATGAAGAGCTAAATGGACAAGAAATAACGCCTTATTTAAATGATTTACTAGATGAAAGTTATTATTTTGAGAACTTCTACCATCAAACAGGTCAAGGTAAAACGTCTGATTCTGAATTTCTAGTTGATAACTCACTCTATCCATTAGGTCGAGGTGCGGTTTTCTTTACAAATAGTAATAATGAATACAATGCTACACCTGAAGTATTAAAGGATTATGGATATTATAGCGCCATTTTCCATGCGAACAACAAAAGCTTCTGGAATCGTGATTTAATGTACAATTCATTTGGCTATGATCGCTTTTATGAAGTAAACGATTATGAAGTAAACGAAGAAAATTCAGTTGGTTGGGGATTAAAAGATATTGAGTTCTTTGAACAGTCTGTTCAACATATGAAGAACATGCCTCAACCATTCTATACTAGAATGATTACTCTTACGAATCATTTCCCGTTTGAATTATCGGAAGAAGATAAGCTGATTGATGAATTTGATTCAAATAGTAAAACATTGAATCAATACATCCCAACTGTACGTTATATGGATGAAGCTGTTAAACGATTCTTTGAAGAATTAAAGAAAACAGATATCTATGAAAACTCTATTATCATTATGTACGGTGATCACTATGGTATATCAGAAAATCATAACGTGGCAATGAGTAAATTCCTTGGAAGAGAAGTAACACCATTTGAGGTTGTTCAGCTACAACGAGTACCTTTCATTGTTCATATCCCAGGAGTTACGGATAAAGACCCGCAAACATTCTCGAAAGTAGCTGGACAAATTGATATTCGTCCTACGGTTATGAGCTTACTAGGTATTGACTCGAGCGAACAAATTCAATTTGGTACAGATGTGTTTTCTGATGACAAACTTTCATTTACTGTGTTAAGAGATGGAAGCTTCATTACAGAAAATAATGTTTATACTCGTGGTATTTGCTATGATAAAGCAACAGGACAAGAAACAGACCAAGCAATTTGTGAACCTTACATGGAAAAGGCAAAGCAAGAGTTAAGTTACTCAGATGAAATTATTTATGGTGATTTACTTCGCTTCTACGGAGAAGATGCTGAAACAGAAATGACAGCAACAGAAGAAGCGGAAGAAACGAAAAAATAA
- a CDS encoding M14 family metallopeptidase: MEIKLMKSMTLSELSTRTNLDEQIILDSNPNLTLSFIREEQHLYLPDNCVLDWRGCSIIEPLQKETEIMKKVYDSQSLYKEITKLKERYPFIQTEIIGYSVLNKPIIEIRIGNGAKKIHMNGSFHANEWITTSIMMYWLHHFLKGIVNDDIFQDASLVQMYKETTLSFVPMVNPDGVDLVLNGLPNQVEYEAPLLQMNNLSIDFKDWKANIRGIDLNNQYPVKWEIEKARKLPKAPAPRDYPGDHPLSEPEAISLAELVKARNFDRVLAFHTQGEEIYWGYERKEPKEAELIVKEFEKLSGYKAVRYIDSHAGFRDWFVHDFKKAGFTIELGNGVNPLPFEQFEEIYEKSKGIFFASLYM; this comes from the coding sequence ATGGAAATAAAATTAATGAAAAGTATGACACTATCTGAACTTTCAACAAGAACAAATCTTGATGAACAAATCATATTAGACTCTAATCCTAATCTGACATTATCTTTCATTCGAGAAGAGCAACACTTATATCTACCAGATAACTGTGTATTAGATTGGAGAGGGTGTTCAATAATTGAACCTCTTCAAAAGGAAACAGAAATAATGAAAAAAGTATATGACTCTCAATCATTGTATAAGGAAATAACTAAATTGAAAGAGAGATATCCCTTTATTCAAACAGAAATTATTGGGTATAGTGTATTAAATAAACCGATTATAGAGATAAGAATTGGAAATGGTGCGAAAAAAATCCATATGAATGGCTCCTTTCATGCGAATGAATGGATTACGACAAGTATTATGATGTATTGGTTACATCATTTTTTAAAAGGAATAGTGAATGATGACATATTTCAAGACGCTTCTCTCGTTCAGATGTACAAAGAGACAACACTTTCATTTGTACCCATGGTTAATCCTGACGGAGTAGATTTGGTGTTAAATGGATTGCCTAATCAAGTAGAGTATGAGGCCCCGCTTCTACAAATGAATAATTTAAGTATTGATTTTAAGGACTGGAAGGCAAATATTCGTGGAATTGACCTGAATAATCAATATCCTGTTAAATGGGAAATCGAGAAGGCTCGCAAGCTCCCTAAAGCACCTGCACCAAGAGATTATCCAGGAGATCACCCTTTAAGTGAACCAGAGGCGATTTCATTAGCGGAACTCGTAAAAGCACGTAATTTTGACCGTGTCCTTGCTTTTCATACCCAAGGAGAAGAAATTTATTGGGGTTATGAAAGGAAAGAACCTAAGGAAGCCGAGCTGATTGTTAAAGAGTTTGAAAAGTTGAGCGGGTATAAAGCTGTAAGGTATATTGACAGTCATGCTGGTTTTAGAGATTGGTTTGTCCATGACTTTAAAAAAGCCGGCTTTACAATTGAACTTGGAAATGGTGTCAACCCATTACCATTTGAACAATTTGAGGAAATTTATGAAAAAAGTAAAGGTATTTTCTTCGCATCCCTTTATATGTGA
- a CDS encoding MTH1187 family thiamine-binding protein: MAIVDITVIPIGTNSPSVSEYVADIQKILNKYEAEGKIHYQLTPMNTLIEGELPTLLEVVAAIHEAPFHKGINRVATNIRIDDRRDKKSTMSSKLESVNRHL; this comes from the coding sequence ATGGCCATCGTAGATATAACAGTTATTCCAATTGGCACCAATTCACCTAGTGTTAGTGAATACGTCGCTGATATACAGAAAATTCTGAATAAATATGAAGCAGAAGGTAAAATTCACTATCAGTTGACACCTATGAATACACTAATAGAGGGTGAGTTACCCACTTTATTAGAAGTTGTAGCAGCAATCCATGAAGCCCCTTTCCATAAAGGAATTAATCGTGTAGCAACAAATATCCGAATAGATGATAGACGTGATAAAAAATCAACCATGAGTAGTAAGCTTGAAAGTGTAAATAGGCATTTATAA
- a CDS encoding DUF2759 domain-containing protein, producing MGLVVIFALVTILGIFGFIRSLKEKNLLGAFFAFGTFAVFGWFAVMTIIHHGFPTTH from the coding sequence ATGGGCTTAGTCGTTATTTTTGCACTTGTAACTATTCTAGGTATTTTTGGATTTATCCGTTCTCTTAAAGAAAAAAACCTTCTTGGTGCCTTTTTCGCATTTGGTACTTTTGCCGTTTTCGGATGGTTTGCAGTGATGACAATTATTCACCATGGTTTTCCTACTACACACTAA
- a CDS encoding MBL fold metallo-hydrolase — protein sequence MSWRRLPLGPLQTNCYLFSNNQKECLIIDPGGEAKKLISLVQKQHLIPVAILLTHAHFDHIGAVDEVKAEFKIPVYVHKKEKDWLGDPSLNGSEYFMAGSVKVNNPDELIQAEGEIQLGSFTLKVFETPGHSPGSVSFYSKEEGVVFAGDALFAGSIGRTDLPGGNHEQLVKSIHDKLLSLPEETLVLSGHGPETTIEQEMDTNPFLNGF from the coding sequence ATGAGTTGGCGAAGATTACCTTTAGGTCCATTACAAACAAACTGTTATTTATTTTCAAACAATCAAAAAGAATGTTTAATCATTGATCCAGGCGGAGAGGCAAAAAAGCTTATCTCACTTGTTCAAAAACAACACCTGATTCCAGTGGCAATCTTATTAACGCATGCGCATTTCGATCACATAGGTGCTGTAGATGAAGTAAAGGCAGAATTTAAGATTCCTGTTTATGTACATAAGAAAGAAAAAGATTGGCTTGGTGACCCCTCTTTAAATGGTTCGGAATATTTTATGGCTGGTTCTGTAAAAGTAAACAATCCAGATGAACTGATTCAAGCTGAGGGTGAAATCCAATTGGGTTCCTTTACATTGAAGGTTTTCGAAACACCGGGACACTCTCCAGGAAGTGTTTCTTTTTATTCTAAGGAAGAAGGTGTTGTCTTTGCTGGTGATGCCTTATTTGCAGGTAGTATTGGCAGGACAGACTTACCAGGTGGTAACCATGAGCAACTAGTAAAAAGTATTCATGACAAGCTCCTATCTTTGCCTGAAGAAACACTTGTTTTGTCAGGGCATGGTCCAGAAACAACAATTGAACAGGAAATGGATACAAATCCATTTTTAAATGGCTTTTAA
- a CDS encoding DUF2626 domain-containing protein: MDRMFRVLGFWTGIFAVMFYLGDMKTTSLLFFGQTGFFVFLSYLKLSERMYIYIFGAYLTIFFVGFTYWTTFMMIPGQNMGH, from the coding sequence ATGGATCGTATGTTCCGAGTATTAGGGTTTTGGACAGGAATCTTCGCTGTTATGTTTTACTTAGGTGACATGAAGACAACTTCCTTGCTGTTTTTCGGACAAACTGGATTTTTTGTTTTCTTATCTTACTTAAAATTATCTGAGCGCATGTACATTTATATCTTTGGTGCTTATTTAACCATTTTCTTTGTCGGTTTTACTTACTGGACAACATTTATGATGATTCCAGGACAAAATATGGGCCATTAA
- a CDS encoding Spx/MgsR family RNA polymerase-binding regulatory protein, with product MSELTFYSYPSCTSCRKTKHWLKAHNVDFQERHLFKDTPNLNELKKILSLTTEGIDEILATRSQTYKELNVDINELSLSEVLKLLIKEPKLLRRPIITDGSKLIIGYSPQQLSKVARKHDFQRSVS from the coding sequence GTGAGTGAATTGACGTTTTACAGTTATCCAAGTTGTACATCATGTAGAAAAACAAAACATTGGCTGAAAGCTCATAATGTCGATTTTCAAGAAAGGCATCTTTTTAAAGATACCCCCAATTTAAACGAACTAAAAAAAATACTCTCTCTAACTACAGAAGGTATTGATGAAATCTTAGCTACTAGAAGTCAAACGTATAAGGAACTTAATGTGGATATTAACGAATTGAGTTTATCTGAAGTTCTTAAGCTTTTAATAAAAGAACCTAAGCTATTACGTAGACCCATCATAACAGATGGTAGTAAGTTAATTATTGGATATAGTCCACAACAATTGAGTAAAGTAGCTCGTAAGCATGATTTTCAGCGCTCTGTCTCTTAG
- the comGA gene encoding competence type IV pilus ATPase ComGA has protein sequence MQAIEQLSERMIEEACSLRASDIHIIPKEYETLVQFRIDDDLLEKHYMKKELSERMISHLKFLASMDIGEKRRPQNGSLTFATPNVKVNLRLSTLPTIHEESLVIRILPQEKIPHIDHLSLFPTTTKRLLSILNHSHGLMIFTGPTGSGKTTTLYSLIHYAKQHFNRNIITLEDPVETKSEEVMQVQVNEKAGITYAAGLKAILRHDPDIIMVGEIRDHETAQIAIRASMTGHLVLSTMHTRDAKGAIYRLLEFDVSLSEIEQTLVAVTAQRLVQLKCPFCEDACSPYCKKLRRKRRLSVYELLYGKNLTSVMKEAKGEVAEYSYPTLKDVIKKGIALGYLYPNSYDRWVFKHEE, from the coding sequence TTGCAAGCAATTGAGCAGTTGAGTGAGAGAATGATAGAAGAAGCTTGTTCATTAAGAGCGTCAGACATACACATTATCCCTAAAGAATATGAAACCTTAGTGCAATTCCGAATTGATGATGATTTATTAGAAAAACACTACATGAAAAAAGAACTCAGTGAAAGAATGATTTCACATCTTAAATTTCTTGCATCAATGGATATTGGTGAGAAAAGAAGACCTCAAAATGGATCATTAACGTTTGCAACACCCAATGTTAAGGTCAACCTTCGCTTATCAACCTTACCAACTATTCATGAAGAAAGCTTAGTCATTCGAATTCTACCTCAAGAGAAAATCCCACATATAGACCATCTATCTTTATTTCCAACAACAACTAAGAGATTACTCTCAATTTTGAATCATTCTCATGGGTTAATGATCTTTACAGGTCCTACTGGCTCGGGTAAAACCACAACTCTGTATTCACTCATCCACTATGCAAAGCAGCATTTTAATAGAAACATCATTACATTAGAAGACCCAGTTGAAACGAAGAGTGAAGAAGTAATGCAGGTACAGGTTAATGAGAAAGCAGGTATTACCTATGCTGCAGGTCTAAAGGCAATTCTAAGACATGACCCTGACATTATTATGGTCGGAGAAATTAGGGACCATGAGACAGCTCAAATTGCCATAAGAGCAAGTATGACAGGACACTTAGTTTTATCTACTATGCATACAAGAGATGCGAAAGGAGCGATTTATCGGTTACTTGAATTTGACGTAAGCTTATCAGAAATTGAACAAACGTTAGTAGCTGTTACAGCTCAACGTCTTGTACAGCTTAAATGCCCTTTTTGCGAAGATGCCTGTTCTCCCTATTGTAAAAAGTTAAGGAGAAAAAGAAGGTTAAGTGTTTATGAATTATTATATGGGAAAAATTTAACATCTGTTATGAAAGAGGCGAAAGGAGAGGTTGCAGAATATTCATATCCTACTTTAAAGGATGTGATAAAAAAAGGAATTGCATTAGGATATCTCTATCCAAACTCTTACGACCGTTGGGTGTTTAAACATGAGGAGTAA